A segment of the Corylus avellana chromosome ca2, CavTom2PMs-1.0 genome:
TTGGAATGCAGTTTTGTAATATTTGTATtggaaattaaataaaaataatatatacaatatGATTCGCTCaattattgtttaattaattatgttgagTAGTGAATTAATGtatataagaatataataagTTAAACAATGAAAGAATattgaatattattatatataattatatcatttttttaattgtatgagAGCTACCTAGCTAGTTACGTATATATGATTCATGTTAGACATAATTTTGTCGTGAGATTGGCCCATGTGATACAATAAACCgaaattaccaaaataatgaaatcCAGGCTCTTCTTATTATAATTAGTAGGTCGGTAGTGCCTTGAGAAACTAacaattgaagaagaagaagagatctCAAAGGCATACATTTGGGAAAATAACATAAAGAGTCAAAGGCCAGCCCTATCTACATCTGAAATGTATCATGGAAGAGGAAGAGCATACGTCTTGGTTTTATCGCATGGCCAAATACTACTCTTCGATGTACAGTTTATGAATTGAAGTCCAGTGTTATCGGTACAGAACCTTATCTCATGTATCTGAGCCACCATTTTCTGTCTAGTACTACTGATTAAGTCTAAGTTGCATGTAATGTGCATTTCAAGTGGCCGGCCGAGTTTCAAGCCCACTGCAGCTTGGATGGCACTCTTGAAGTCCTTAACCGTGTATTGCTGACCAATATTGATCCCTGTTAcagaaaattaaagagaaaagaaaataagtaggagtttttctttttttttttagaaaaagaaagaaaagaaagaaatgagagatTAATGCAAAATAAACCAGCTTGATGAATCAGCTTGAGAACTCCGAGATCATTGGCCCTGTCCACAGTTGTTTTAAAGTAATCATGTTGAGTGAAACTGGTAAAAGCTCCATGTTGATCCCATTCGTGCTTCCAAAATATCTCGTTAGGCATTGTGATTGTTAATCCGGGCCAAATTTGCTGCATTGTTTGGTAGAGAGCTGGGTCACTTTTCACCTGCATgcataacaaataacaaattaattgaTTATGAGAATATTGCAAGTAAAGTtgaacatatataataaaataagaaattgaaatttccCGAAAGTACTAaaacagaaatatatatagGTATGAGAAACATAATTACCTGAACATTATCGAATGGTTGTTTGACAGGAGGAGGAGGGACTGGGGCGCCATTGTTCATCTCTTGCCATAAGCCATGGATGGTGAAGTGATTTGGAACACTTGTGCAACTTATGTGAGCTTTTGAGTTGCAGAAGGACTTCGGCCATTGTATTGTGAGGTAGTAAAAATCAATAGCCAACGTTCCAGCTTGAAAACACAAAGCAAAACCAACCAACCAAGCAAAAACtagcttcatttttttaaattactctCAAGATGTTGCTTAAGTAATCCATCTAGCACTTACATATATAGATGAATTGCCATTAAAGCAGTCAAAAAATTTGGTGTGGCAGTGGGGgtagatgaatttaattatgtaATTGAATGTTCTCTATCTTAATTAAGTCAATTACATAATTAGTTGGCCTAATTAGCAAGTGGTAGCTTATTTAGCCGATGAtagagtttgatattgaaaaATGGTTATTTTAACTCCAACTTCGTAAAAGATTGAAGTTTtaaaagactatatatatatatatattgtaagatAAGCAAATATTAATGTttagtctatatatattttgatcaaTTAATGGACTTGCAAtagacaaacattttttttatatatatatataaaaatggaCAAATATATTTTGGCTCGTGAACTAATAGCCATTTTTTATAAAGCCCCATGAACCGACAACTATGACACTTGTATAAAAATGTTCTAatatcaaattttcatttaattttaagataTGTTGTCTAGAAAAGACGGTCCAATCAAACAAGATGTGTTTCTCCCGGAAAGGCATTTAATTAAAGATAACATGACCACTTGTTGATGGTTGATTCGCTAGCTTGATGTGGCCTGAGGTAGATGACTTTAATGAGGGCATATAgataaaataatgaagaaaaatatttaaagaagaaAGCAACAGGAAACCAATAGGAATATTTGTTGTGGTTAAGGAATAAAGACTACGCTAACCACTATCACTTCTTGAAGTTGCTTTACCCATTTCTCTTTGATTAattctataattaattaattcatcatcttagaaccctaattttaaaaattctcaatacAAAACAATCTAACCAGAATTTCCTCGTCTCCAaggagtaactcaatcggctgaggATCACACTTCATAAAgtagatgtcactagttcgaatcaccATCCTCCTTTTCCCTTtccttgtgcagacatgtcaaaaaaaaaaaaaaaatgcacgtCATTCTATTACgcatctttaatttttatagctGACAATTGTAAGTCGACAATTAAGGCTAGAGTCGAGCTGAGCCCGAACATATTAATGAGTTAGATAACTTGTTTAAACttagtatatttatttttcgaaGGAACTCGAGCTTGGTTACAAGTTACTCaatttatttgttcattttatatataaagtaaatattgtaattgtttaagttttttttttttttttccacaaatccatacaaattattagttaattaattaaggttaaAGATTTAATGtttgagttaattaaataaattaacttgaatcTTAAACAATCTAACTTCAAGTCTATATGTTTgtccatgcatatatatttattacacACGTATACACACAAATATTTATATCAAGGTTCCAATTAcaataattcaaactatattTATTACATTGCAAATAAAGTTTTACTTTATAATAGATGCTTTTACTCTCTTTATCTTGCAAAGAATTAGTGCCTTGAGCAAATAGGAAAATCAAATCACCCATGTACATGGCGAGAAGTTAAAAGTTACAAATAGGTATATAAAGAGTTACAACAGAATGACACCAAGACAACTAGCTAGGCTATTTCGCAACGCTGTTCATTATCTTCCAATTCCACGTACATGAAACGGTTGCATGTGTGATGATCTCTTAAGAATTTTGAGGATTACATTACATCCATGTCTACATGGCTTGTCCATAATAGGGAAAGATCTAAAAGCACGCTTGATGGTAGGCAAAATTTGCTAGTTAGTCAAAATATCGATTCAAACTGAGACTTCTTTTGTGCGACATTCTGGGCTTACTTCTAAGGTCAAGCAACCTCAGTCATCCCTACTGCATGCTGACTGTTTCTCTTCCTCTTTAGATGACGCATGTTGTTGCAAATATCATGAGAGCCGTGCTGTACCAGAAAATGTTACAACTCAGAGCTCACTGATAATGAACGTGTTGATGGGAAGTCCAACCCATATTTACTTGCCTCAAGCAGGTGGTGACGATGGCGGTGATTGTTGTCATACATGGTGGAAATGGACTTCAATGGGTGTGAAGAAGTTTCTCCATTATCAGAATGATGTGGTAGCTAGTTGAGAGCATTAGAGAGGGTTGTCAACAGGATAGTGTAAGGTTGTTTGCGTTTGTTTCCAGCTAGTATTACTCTGGAGCAAGAAGGTGGTTTTGATGAAACGTCAAGAGGTGCAGAGGCTATGGAGAGGGGAGAGGAAAATACCACAGTTAGGGAAAGCCCAACATTCTTCCTCCCTACaacagcctctctctctctcaagagcTATGTGGTGGAGGGGTTGGGTTTCACTATTAATTCTAAGGGAAGGTTTAGGGTTCGGACTCGAACCTTGTATGCAATGACCGCAGCTGTCCTGTAAGACAAAGTCCGATACTGCACTCTTTTGCATACATGGTCtttgttgtcatttttttgttttttgtttttgaggtttaataaagtaattttctttgttgttaGGAGGTTTATGTAATGTTAGGAATGTGAGTAAACGAGCGTGGTAATGTTTGGAATGTGAGTAAAAAGGAGCTGCTGCAATTGATGAAATTTGCACTTTGACTTCTTAGTTTGAACCATCTCAAGGTGGTCACTGACCTCATGACATCGCCATCTTGATCTTGATGCCATGCCCGGCTTGCTTGTCATTTGTTTGACCATAGCATGAGAATCAAGAATGCTTTCAAGTCCATCCTACAAAAAAAACCTTTTGTCATAATCATAGTGCTAAAGAATCTAGCATGCGAAAAAGGTAGACAATAGACCAACAAGCCAAAAAACAGAAGTACATTTGCAATCAAAAGTAAATGATTCTCTTATGTGGTAACTGGGAGACCCTTGTGGAGTCCGTGATTTAGGGAGTTAGTGGTACATAAAAGGATGAATATAGTTGGCTCTCTTTAGAAGCATTTACTTGAAgtttgaaatagaaagaaacagtgcatttataattaattgcataaattcatcatttctgGAATGATAAAGGAGAAGAAAGTAACCTATACACATACACTTGCTGGCAAATATTTAAGCGTACTGTTCTGAATTCAATGTTCATATGAatacttttgagttttgaataaAGTTATTGAACAAGGATTTGGAGTCATAGTTGATCATAATCACAACCTAAGCTTCGGAGGAACCAACCTAGCCAAATCATATAATGCATAACTGTTTTAAAAGGGATAAGGCAGGTCTACCTGAATAATTCACTCACAGCCATCCCTGTTAACAACCTCCATACTAATATATGTAATAGAAGCTTggaacccttttctttttttggatgaatcaaCATTTTGTTCAATCCAAAGGAGAAAAGTACAAGTGAGTATTTTGTACATAACACAACACTAGTTACAACCTTCATACTAATATATGTAATAGAAGCTTGgaacccttttatttttttggatgaatcaaCATTTTGTTCAATCCAAAGGAGAAAAGTACAAAGCCAAAATTGAGGACCCATCACGAGGATAATTACATAACAGCTTGATTAAACTTGGGTTTCAAGTAGTAAACTTTTTTGTGAAGAATCCAAATTTATCTAGTACCAATAAAATTCCATTCCACTTAAGATCCGCTTGATAAAGAACTATCTATTATGGGGGTGATTATAATAATGGGGGGGTTGGTTGGTGGGTAATATAAGATATGAAAAAGTAGAGATTTTTATAGGATTGTTACCTGGAAATTGGAATAGTTCACACTTCCCTAACCTTTCTCGGTAGCAAA
Coding sequences within it:
- the LOC132172634 gene encoding ribonuclease 3-like produces the protein MKLVFAWLVGFALCFQAGTLAIDFYYLTIQWPKSFCNSKAHISCTSVPNHFTIHGLWQEMNNGAPVPPPPVKQPFDNVQVKSDPALYQTMQQIWPGLTITMPNEIFWKHEWDQHGAFTSFTQHDYFKTTVDRANDLGVLKLIHQAGINIGQQYTVKDFKSAIQAAVGLKLGRPLEMHITCNLDLISSTRQKMVAQIHEIRFCTDNTGLQFINCTSKSSIWPCDKTKTYALPLP